In Bradyrhizobium guangdongense, the sequence GCTGGCGCTGCTCGATGCGCCCTGGGCCAAGGGCAAGAAGATCATCGTGCTCGAGCCGCGCCGTATCGCCGCGCGCGCCAGCGCCGATCGCATGGCCAAGTCGCTTGGCGAGCGCACGGGGGAGACCGTCGGTTATCGTGTCCGGTTCGGTTCGAAGATCTCGCGCGCCACGCGCATCGAGGTGGTGACCGAGGGGATCTTCACCCGCCAGATCCTCGACGATCCCGAGCTCTCCGGCGTTGCGGCAATCTTGTTCGACGAATTCCACGAGCGCTCGCTCGATGCCGACATGGGCCTCGCGCTGGCGCGGGATGCGCAAACCGGTCTGCGCGAGGGCCTACGAATCCTGGTGATGTCGGCCACGCTCGACGGTGCGCGCGTGGCCAAGCTGCTGGGCGATGCTCCCGTCGTCGAAAGCGCGGGCCGCGCCTTTCCGGTCGAGACGCGCTATCTGGGCCGCAAGGCGGATGCGCCGATCGAGCGGCAGATGGCGGATGCGATTGCCTCGGCCCTGCGCGCCGACAGCGGCTCGGTGCTCGCCTTCCTGCCGGGGGCGGCCGAAATCCGCCGCACTCAGAATTTCCTCAGCGAGCGCGTGCAGGACGCCAGCACCGAAATTGTGCCGCTGTTCGGCGCGCTCGATGCCGCCGTGCAGGACCGCGCCATCTCGCCTGCGCCAAAGGGCATGCGCAAGGTGGTGCTGGCGACCTCGATCGCCGAGACCTCGCTGACGATCGAAGGCGTGCGTATCGTCGTCGATTCGGGGCTCGCCCGCGTGCCGCGCTATGAGCCCGACATCGGCCTGACGCGGCTCGAAACCGTGCGTGCGTCGCGTGCTGCAGTCGATCAGCGCCGCGGCCGCGCCGGCCGCACCGAGCCAGGCGTCTGCTACCGGCTCTGGGACGAGCCGCAGACCGCCTCGCTGGCGCTCTATACGCAACCCGAAATCCTGAGTGCCGACCTGTCCTCGCTGGTGCTCGACCTCGCGCAATGGGGCATTGCCGATCCCTCCGCGTTGTCCTTCCTCGATCCACCGCCGCAGCCGGCCTGGAAGGAGGCCAAGAGCTTGCTCTCCGAGCTTAATGCGCTCGATGGCGATGGCCGCATTACGGCGGAAGGCAAGAGCCTGCGCGCGCTGGCGCTGCCGCCGCGGCTGGCCCGCATGATCGTGGATTCGCATCGTGCAGGCTGCGGCGAAGAGGCGGCCGAGATCGCCGCCATCATCACCGAGCGCGGGCTCGGCGGCGACAGCGTCGATCTCGAGCACCGGCGTGACCAGTTCCGCCGCGACCGCTCGCCGCGGGCGGCGAGTGCGCGCGATCTCGCGCGACGCTGGGCCTCGCAGGTCGCAGCGTCCGAGAAGCCG encodes:
- the hrpB gene encoding ATP-dependent helicase HrpB; protein product: MPRSFDTPLPIDAVLDDLSRTLEAHNAAVLVAPPGAGKTTRVPLALLDAPWAKGKKIIVLEPRRIAARASADRMAKSLGERTGETVGYRVRFGSKISRATRIEVVTEGIFTRQILDDPELSGVAAILFDEFHERSLDADMGLALARDAQTGLREGLRILVMSATLDGARVAKLLGDAPVVESAGRAFPVETRYLGRKADAPIERQMADAIASALRADSGSVLAFLPGAAEIRRTQNFLSERVQDASTEIVPLFGALDAAVQDRAISPAPKGMRKVVLATSIAETSLTIEGVRIVVDSGLARVPRYEPDIGLTRLETVRASRAAVDQRRGRAGRTEPGVCYRLWDEPQTASLALYTQPEILSADLSSLVLDLAQWGIADPSALSFLDPPPQPAWKEAKSLLSELNALDGDGRITAEGKSLRALALPPRLARMIVDSHRAGCGEEAAEIAAIITERGLGGDSVDLEHRRDQFRRDRSPRAASARDLARRWASQVAASEKPGPQEDLSTGLMLAYAFPDRVARNRGNGSFVLANGRGAAVEQSSSLARAPYIAIGEMTGTAASGRILLAAQIAEDDIERHFAEHIESADEISFDRGAMALRARRKRMLHAITLSDATLPVSPSEDTARIFADGLIAAGLDRLPWSKAAKQWRDRVMFLRKAEGESWPDLSDSELIARRDDWLVPVLYDKIALKDISAGDLSDALMALLPWEMRARLDREAPTHFEAPTGSVLAIDYEAEQGPTIAVRLQELFGLNTHPSIAAGKVPLVLELLSPAQRPVQVTRDLPGFWRGSYAAVRSDLRGRYPRHPWPDDPAGAMPTRRAKPRGT